The DNA window ACCGATGTCCGCGCGGGTGCCACGCTCGATCAAGTGCTGGCCGGAAAGATCGGCAACCACACGCTGCAGCCCAGCCTGGTTCTGGGGGTCGAGCCGCCTTGTCCGGGCGTCGATTCCAACCTTAGCAGCGTGTATTTGAACAATATCTCGTGGTCGTCGCCGACGCGACCCGCGCCGCGCGAAATTCATCCCGCGTTGGCCTTCGATAGTATGTTCGGCGCGGGTCCCAACCGCCTGCGAACCAAGAGCATTCTTGACGCCGTATTGGAAGACGCAAAGGATCTGGGACGCGAGATCAGCACGTCCGATAACCGCCGACTCGACGAGTACCTGTCGTCGGTGCGCGACGTCGAACGTCGAGTTGAACGACTCGGACAGTCGCGCGAGTATTTGACTTGGCAGCCAGCGCTCGACAAACCGGATCGGGAGCGGCCGGCGGATCACATTCCCGAGAAGCTGGCCGACCACATGCGGCTAATGCTCGAGATCATCGTTTTATCGTTTCGCATGGACCGCACGCGAATCGCCACGTTGATGTTCAACAACGAGCGATCGCAGCAGAATTTCGGTTTCCTCGACGGCGTAAATTCGTCGGCGTACCATGCGCTGTCGCACGGCTCGAAAGAAGTCCACGCTCGGGTGACCAACTTCCATAGTCAAATGGTCGCCGAGTTTTTGAGAAAACTGAAGTCGGCCGACGAAGGCGGCGAAAGCATCCTGCACAACAGCCAGGTGCTCTTCCTGTCCGGCATGCACGACGGCAGTCACTACGCCGGTCGTTTGCCGGTCCTCTTGGCCGGCCGGGCGGGCGGCAAGTTGAAAACGGGCCGGGTCC is part of the Lignipirellula cremea genome and encodes:
- a CDS encoding DUF1552 domain-containing protein, whose translation is MKKANHRSEPAQTGISRRDMLRGVGAAVALPWLESLAAAEQADKQAGPPQRFACFYIANGVQGWDETTQQADGAIRFGDGLSPLADLAAEINIIKGLRHENSIGGTHGHKGPVVLSGAKVKTSTTDVRAGATLDQVLAGKIGNHTLQPSLVLGVEPPCPGVDSNLSSVYLNNISWSSPTRPAPREIHPALAFDSMFGAGPNRLRTKSILDAVLEDAKDLGREISTSDNRRLDEYLSSVRDVERRVERLGQSREYLTWQPALDKPDRERPADHIPEKLADHMRLMLEIIVLSFRMDRTRIATLMFNNERSQQNFGFLDGVNSSAYHALSHGSKEVHARVTNFHSQMVAEFLRKLKSADEGGESILHNSQVLFLSGMHDGSHYAGRLPVLLAGRAGGKLKTGRVLSFDDKSDKRLCRLLLSVADNMGAPLPQFGDADERFDEFC